tTCGCCATAATCGCGatcggcacaaaaaaaaatgtctatcaTTACTATCCAAACAAAGGTACACTAAAATTAATAAGATCTGATAACATCGCTGTATTACTAATCATACTATTTTCTTCATAACTTACATACAGCAGCCGAATGAggtaaattgatataaaatattttgtattgttcAGGTATTGCACCTGTATTACAAAGCGACGTGAAATCTTTGAATTTGGCCTTTGAAATGTTAAGTGGTCTTTCCCAAAGAGAATTTAGGGATTTTGTGTTAGATTTTCGCCTAGTTGTCGTAGATCCCTTACTCTCCAAATCGATTTATACCTGTCATCGTGAAAATTATCGATTGATTGATTGTTTGGTTTAATGGCTATTGAAAGTTCAAAATATTTGGGAAGTAACTATTTATGTGAATGTGCTGAATTTTTGACcacattacttttttttgtttaaggtTTGAAATGgttttttctatatgtattttggGGTACTCCAATCTGATCCATCCAAATCTGAGGTTTGCAGACAAAATTTCTTGACGCAACATTAAAAAATCGCAATAAAAGCAAAAAGTCTGCTTTTTTCCGGTTTTTTGcctaaaatttgaaaaatattaaattttagtaaacgAGTATTCGAGTTTTAGGCAAAAATTTTTCCCACTAGCAGCCCTTTAGAGTACAAATTGACTTGAATGTTGTGGAATATaaattgtttagttttttttttcgtcgctCTATCTGGGCATGCATAGAGCCCCCCTCCGACTGCGTGTGGCCAAGTAATTGTGAGTAATATTAACGCCAAAAGTTTTGGCTGCGTAAACATACATTAAGAATATAATCCTATTCCTGTTCTGCCCGCCACAAACAACCCttactccccccccccccccattatgagttaggggtatgaaaaatgaatgttggccgattctcagacctacccgatatgcacacaaaatttcataaaaaatcggTTCTGccgcttcggaggagtattgtaactaactttgtgacacaaaaattttatatataagtttatgcacaaaaattttctttatactgACACTTCCGACTGTGGGTAGTTAAAATCTTTTGTAAGTTGAAACATTCTTTgtcttcttttttaaatcgtcttgaaataattttatcagcCATGTGGCAACCGTACATTTcttcgtttttctttttttcatccTCTGACATTATATATGCAAGATACAAGTGAGACATTGGTCCTTTTTAGGTACGAAAAAGTCAATATAAACTCAGTATTAAAAACTCAATACTGATCTATATTAGCTGCCTTGTAAGTGGGGTGTTTCGTTGCATTGCTTGTtgcttgtattttattgtagttGTTTGAAGAGTTGGagaaaaatgaaagatgtaaGAGAATAGATTActgtattacaaaattacaatgtTTTAGCAAACACTTCGCACGACGAGAAGAAATATGGGAAAGAGAGTTTAaatgtcaaatcactgtcttatatacCAAACGTTCTGCTACAccactgattgtctattgcactcacagtttatataaacacttcacaccgatGACCGATAAATTAAGTACGGACCACACGATGTGAACCGTTACAGAGTTGCACCGCAATGaagatgtgagacgttccttaacatggggtattttaatgttaaccAATCTGTGTATAAACGATACAATTTCGTGAGTCATTGATAATTTTAACTAATGCACAAAGTTGTCTTcctaatataagattttaagtTAGGTAACAGGGTTATTTTGATTAAACGGTTGTCTGGTTGTCTTGTGTTATGagaacacataaaaataaaaaaaacatggtaaatatcccgttttaaataatttttgtaacgtCTTCctgattttgaaaatattttgtaataacaaatctatattaaaatagatttctaaacaatttattttcttatttttcgttattaaatattacataagaCGAATGTCTATTCTCAAAAGTAAGTTGAGTTAGAGTCTGAATTTGGATATGTTGTATGATTCAAATACGtacattttttcattattattttataaacgtaGACAAATTCGTCTTacattctttttaaataaattagcatctatttaataattaatttgttttaatttgtttccTGCATTAACTCTTGATGAATACCAGCATATAACATGTACTGTAGCAATCTGAAGATTTAGGGGCAGTTGGGGTACAATGGTACaaaaaagcaatttttatttgtaaaaaaaaacagtgtttattctttttataactTCTGCTTACAAAAATCAACAATATACATTAACCTACTAATTTCACAGAAAAACAGAGATCAATAATCAAACTTAAGcctatttatcttttattttgttaaccTGTTCCTTTGTTCCACTATGCCCCAGGTCTGGAGTACTATGAAACAGGAGGGTATGGGGAACATAAGAATACGACcagtagtgctattctgtaagaacattttcgtgtctcgacagcggaatccgcggtgagatatcaaattcgtattcattaaaactcgacagtcccgtagcgccacaGTTGTGAGTGCGGCGATgagtcgaaccctgttgcgtgagaacgttgacatttaatagtatgaattcggtattctgtaaggggatttaccgcttcacacatcacaattcgagacttgattcgacacttgacttcatgcacatactctaaaataaagtcataagaaaagaatatcgataaaataaacacagctctaaattgccgctcttcgattcgacactcagTTCACTTCACTTGTGCGTACcgaatgtttacagaattccaaaccaaggtgaagtgggttcgctttcgaagtgagcgctgtcactcaggtgaagctcgatatcgaaattgttatttacagaatagccctgcaGTATTcatacaacaaaattaaacaatggTATCAAACCTTTTTAATACCTTGTCAGGAAATGTGTAGAGAAAGGGGTCtctgacaagattggcttcatcttgAAGCGAGCTTCtatgaaaacttttttcaagccgccaaaaacgataagtcaatttttaccatctgttatgtgtcatatacccttacaagatgcaagagtatacaagcttgattgtgactgtggtctcttttatataggacaaacaaaacgatcaatcaaaactcgcgttaaagaACATAATATAGCTGACTTGAAACATCATCGCtttactaagtccgcaatctgtgaacacagtctagacacagctagccattatattagattcgataaaccacagatcctcgcaaaagaacactaattccaaccaaggataatccgtgaggctattgaaattaaaaaatatccaaatttcaatagagaagatggttggctattaccacctgcttgggaccccattattaatataattaaatcaaaaaccaagcataatttaccacagattaaagactcaattagcacattctgcgtagataggactaaataaaatattgatgtatgtcgggtagtttcgaataactttgtaacgttaggacttctgacacctcagtcctctcgtgaccatggttgctgtaaactatccgaaacgtcgggaatctaaaaagttaataaaccgcgataaaatccaaaaaaagttgtttcatttaaatgtgtaaaattcccgtaaacattagaaaacaatatttaatactctgcttaaaaaacaatttactaaGTATAAATTTTTGACTACCCTAGGTTCAGCGAAGAATAACCCAATTCGCAAAAGTAGGTCGTGTGTAAATATATCAGGAATCATTTTCTTGGTATTCAACGTGAATAATATCACAATTGTGGTATATCACAATTtgtacaccgacacaataccattTCCTCTGCCCCTAGATTGCCCAGAaaagatcgcttttcagcgataaggtcGCCCTTTGTACtttatgatactttgttaaaatcaatctgattttgtattatttctgttttgttgtacaataaagtgtattgttatgttatgttatgttaaagtctattttgattttaaagactgattaataaaatatacgagAAAAAAAAGATGGAATTGGATAacgcatattttattaaaaattatatcttttgGTATGAGCAATTCTTTCGCTAATCGTCTCAAatgttatttattcaaattaaccTTTGTTCATATAGGTATAAACGACgtttagataatatatttatttgactcttaaaaacatttttaaaacaggTCCTGCAATTAATACTAGATTTAAATTTCGAGCTTTCAAAAGTTAAAAGCCGGGCAGAGTAATGTGGGTCAATCGGTCCCGTTTTCGAACCTACATTAAATACTTGTAATTGGTCGCTCTCGGGCCATTCAAAGCCTAAGTTTAATATGACCGAGATCAGAACCTGCTATGTAAATATGAAAGTCTgttgtttatattatgttatttagaggcgattcttaatttttttatttcaattgtttttttttggacaATATTTTTCCGGgaagtaatattaataactaaaatgaCTATATGCCACATTAGTATTAAGTATCAAccgtattatttatgttaaacaCGCATCGAATGGAACTTAACATTTAACATGGAACAAATACTGCTTACTTTAATTACGATGAACTAGGTACTGTGTAACTAAATGATGTACCCTCTGcacctaaaattttttttgcaaagtTATAACCAGTAAGTATCACATGCCTACTTGTTACAGTTCCGGAGATAGACAGACGTAATGCCAAACAGCAGAGTTTTGAGTTACACTAGAAACTAAATACATTAGAAATCACTGCCGTTTAGTATTAAATcagttttgtgtttttttttttattttatttgaatcgtTAAGCAAAATTGATAGATCTTCAATTGTAACCATAACAAATTATCCAATACAAACGTTTTACGGTTTACCGTTTGCTCTGTACAGTTAGAGACGATGAGCGCAGGCGCATCGCAACAGGTTGTTTGACTTCATTATTTGTGCCAAACTCTTTGTTTTGATCTTAAACCAAAACACACCATAGAACAcgaggaaaaaaaaacaattaaatatatagtttataagGTCATACGTaaagtattatatttagtatacacataaaacaaaaatggaACTGGGTATATAATATTAAGACATTTATAGCAACGTTTACTGTTTATAactacattttctaaaaatgtatgTCGTTTTTGTGTTGTAAGCAATATGTAAAGATAAAACTTTCATTTTGTGTGAGCGAGGCTTTATCTGTATTACCCCTATAGTATTGTTTTGGTAATCGTAAACacgtaaataatatatgtttattgatttattatattttaccacttaaatatatagattatttcttGTCTAAATACACAAAGTGTATACAACTATATATCTACTTACATATAACGGCCTACATAGCGTATTATTAATTCCAGTTTATGTTTCAACTGGGTGGTGTGGTAAGATCGCCACATCTGTACCGCTATCTcggcaaataaataaaagatgcaGTGGAGAGTGGATACAAAGTGAGTCCCGTAAGCGCAGCCGTGTCTCAGTACGTTTGCAGACGACTAGCAAGATGGTCAATTACAAGCGAGTTGTTTGCGAGGTGGCGCTGCTGTTGGCGTTACTGTCCCTCGCTTCAGCGGCTCCAGCTCCAGCTCCTGACTGCGATCACGCTCATTACGATCAACGACAGAACGGAACAGAAAATTATCGTTTGAATATTGACGGCGTTGTTATCGCCGTTGCACCAGCAGATACTCTGCTTGAAGCAGCCTCAGATCTTAGTGACTATTTTGATCAATCGAATCTTGAAGTGCTACTCAAACCTTCGTCTGAGCAGTCGTCAGTTAAACCTGGAGATAGCTCGAAGCCTGAGTCGGAAAAACCCCTGAGTGAAGTCAGCCTAAATTCAGATTTGTCCGCCCAAAAAAAAGATGCCTCAGCTAGAAAACAGGAGAAAGCTCAAAGGTATTTTTAATTGaacgtaaattatttattttgttaagatCATTCAGAATGACAAGCTACAGTTTTAAAATACAGTGTCGAAATTAAGTAGCTGATCCCATCAGTAAATATACCTAGATAAAACATATCGTAATCTTATGTTCCGATATCTTTGATTCCTCTTGGGGATAGAAAATTTAAGAAGAACGAAAGTTTTACTTTTCACCTGTTTCATATGTGTGTTTATTTTTCCAGGCTGAAACATCGGCTTGCAAATGCCATAATACCGTTGCTACGCAGAACACGCcatcaataaaatgaaaatgttagaaatagtgactaatttaagttaataagtGATACACagtgcatttatatatttaattaatttaacttagttGGTAATTAATAACCGTACGATTGTATGTGAATTGTTTCGttgaaaataaatgatatatttttattgaaaaacccTTAAATTTGCCGTTTAATTTTTGACACACactaacaatacactttatcaaataataattattggaagaaatatattatcaactaTTTTAGATTCAGAGTTAACATTGGTATTTAGAttagatttttgattttatagagtatttttttttattactacctaataaaaaaaaataagaaactaaaagtaaactattaaacGTATTTATAACACATTTAACAACGTTGTCGAGTCTTATGATAAGATCATACTTCAGATTATTGGAACATTTTTATAGGACTAAAGCGAAAGACGGAAGAAAACGTCTTATGGGAGACAAGAGATtaagaaatgtattttattttaccttatAGTGACTaagaataattttgtttatagtagacaataattaaaaatataaataaatataaaaaatcaaatataaaaaataattaaaaaataataatgataaaatataaataatatttttcgatttcaccgacataataataaaaaataagaactggctattaaaataaaaaataacgagtgcaattagaaaaaaaaagaaaaaataataatcgatctggatatgaggatttgaaccgtggtcttttcggtcgatcgcgactgGCCGATTTTCCACCTGAGCTTTTATAACTTAATTGACAAGTGCGAAAAATACCTTCGTATTTTAACGATATTATAGCCATTTTTTAAtgtctaaaaatgaatcctagctgcATCTATtgatctcccccgaaatcccctgcatactatgCATatagtcggagaaatgcgagcgagacgAAAACTTTACTAAGTATATACTAGAGATGCGCCGAATGTTCGGCCGAATATGCGTATTCGGTACATTCGGAATATTTTCTCACATTCGTATTCGGCCGAATATTCGGTTTCTTTGCCGAATAATTACcgtaaaattaaatagtaaggTTAACTATTTACTAAATAAGTGTGGTTTATTGCGAAAGTTGTACATTGTGTCGGTGTGTCGGTATatcgttgtgtcggtgtcgatgtTGTTGTTTCAGCGTGCAactatgtcggtgtatcggtgtgtcattgtgtcggtgtcggtgtatcggtgtgtcattatgtcgatGTGGTTGTATCAGTGTCAGTGTAGTTGTGACGGTGGGTCATTATGTCGGTATCGGTGTCGGTGTGTCGGTGGGTCATTATGTTGGTGTATCGTTGTGTCATTGTGTCTGTGTCGTtctcggtgtatcggtgtcatTGTGTCTGTGTATCGCTATatcgttgtgtcggtgtcggtgtaccGTTGGGTCGGTGTCGGTGTTGTTGTTTCGGTGTGCAactatgtcggtgtatcggtgtagttgtgtcggtgtcggtgtatcggtgtgtcattatgtcggtgtagctATGTCAGTGTCGGTGTCATTGTCGGTGTCGTTGTCGGTATATCGGTGTCGGTGGGT
Above is a genomic segment from Melitaea cinxia chromosome 5, ilMelCinx1.1, whole genome shotgun sequence containing:
- the LOC123653970 gene encoding uncharacterized protein LOC123653970 translates to MVNYKRVVCEVALLLALLSLASAAPAPAPDCDHAHYDQRQNGTENYRLNIDGVVIAVAPADTLLEAASDLSDYFDQSNLEVLLKPSSEQSSVKPGDSSKPESEKPLSEVSLNSDLSAQKKDASARKQEKAQRLKHRLANAIIPLLRRTRHQ